A region from the Saccharomonospora azurea NA-128 genome encodes:
- the rpsJ gene encoding 30S ribosomal protein S10: MAGQKIRIRLKAYDHEAIDASARKIVETVTRTGASVVGPVPLPTEKNVYCVIRSPHKYKDSREHFEMRTHKRLIDILDPTPKTVDALMRIDLPASVDVNIQ, encoded by the coding sequence ATGGCGGGACAGAAGATCCGCATCAGGCTCAAGGCCTACGACCACGAGGCGATCGACGCCAGCGCGCGCAAGATCGTCGAGACGGTGACGCGCACCGGCGCCTCGGTCGTCGGACCTGTGCCGCTGCCCACCGAGAAGAACGTTTACTGCGTGATCCGTTCGCCGCACAAGTACAAGGACTCGCGCGAGCACTTCGAGATGCGCACGCACAAGCGTCTGATCGACATCCTCGACCCGACGCCGAAGACGGTGGACGCGCTCATGCGCATCGACCTTCCGGCGAGCGTCGACGTCAACATCCAGTAA
- the rplC gene encoding 50S ribosomal protein L3: protein MSDRQVKGILGTKLGMTQVFDENNRVIPVTVVKAGPNVVTQVRNKEKDGYSAVQLAFGAIDPRRVNKPETGHFEKAGVTPRRYLAELRTADADAYEVGQEITAEVFSDGAVVDVTGTTKGKGYAGVMKRHGFRGQGASHGNQATHRAPGSIGGASTPGRVFKGMRMAGRMGSDRVTTQGLTVHSVRADDGLLLIKGAVPGPKGGLVFVRSAAKGGVTE, encoded by the coding sequence ATGTCTGACAGGCAAGTGAAGGGCATTCTGGGCACCAAGCTCGGCATGACCCAGGTCTTCGACGAGAACAACCGGGTCATCCCGGTGACCGTCGTCAAGGCCGGGCCGAACGTGGTGACCCAGGTGCGCAACAAGGAAAAGGACGGCTACTCGGCCGTGCAGTTGGCCTTCGGTGCCATCGACCCGCGCCGGGTCAACAAGCCGGAGACCGGGCACTTCGAGAAGGCCGGTGTGACGCCGCGGCGCTACCTCGCCGAGCTCCGCACCGCCGACGCGGACGCCTACGAAGTCGGCCAGGAGATCACCGCCGAGGTGTTCTCCGACGGTGCGGTCGTGGACGTCACCGGTACGACCAAGGGCAAGGGCTACGCGGGTGTCATGAAGCGCCACGGCTTCCGCGGCCAGGGCGCCAGCCACGGTAACCAGGCCACGCACCGTGCTCCCGGTTCGATCGGCGGCGCCTCCACCCCGGGCCGTGTGTTCAAGGGCATGCGCATGGCGGGACGCATGGGTAGCGACCGCGTGACCACGCAGGGCCTGACCGTCCACTCGGTGCGTGCCGACGACGGCCTCCTGCTCATCAAGGGCGCGGTCCCCGGCCCCAAGGGCGGCCTGGTGTTCGTGCGTAGCGCCGCGAAGGGTGGTGTGACCGAATGA
- the rplD gene encoding 50S ribosomal protein L4: MTATIELKTPAGEAQGTVELPGEIFDVQANIALMHQVVVAQMAAARQGTHDTKTRGEVRGGGRKPYRQKGTGRARQGSVRAPQFAGGGTVHGPTPRDYTQRTPKKMKAAALRGALSDRARAGQVHVITELVTGEKPSTKAAKAAIAAVTQAKRVLVVLQRDDEVGTYSLRNLPNVHLITPDQLNTYDVLVNDDVVFTKAAFDAFLAGPAKGNRASAASSSEAEGSDEQ, encoded by the coding sequence ATGACCGCGACGATCGAGCTGAAGACTCCCGCAGGTGAGGCTCAGGGGACCGTCGAGCTGCCGGGCGAGATCTTCGACGTGCAGGCGAACATCGCGCTGATGCACCAGGTCGTTGTGGCCCAGATGGCGGCCGCTCGCCAGGGCACGCACGACACGAAGACCCGCGGTGAGGTCCGCGGCGGTGGCCGCAAGCCGTACCGCCAGAAGGGCACCGGCCGCGCCCGTCAGGGCTCGGTCCGTGCGCCGCAGTTCGCCGGTGGTGGCACCGTTCACGGCCCCACGCCGAGGGACTACACGCAGCGCACCCCCAAGAAGATGAAGGCCGCCGCCCTGCGTGGCGCCCTCTCCGACCGCGCTCGCGCCGGCCAGGTGCACGTCATCACCGAGCTGGTGACCGGCGAGAAGCCGTCGACGAAGGCTGCCAAGGCGGCCATCGCGGCGGTCACCCAGGCCAAGCGGGTGCTCGTGGTGCTGCAGCGCGACGACGAGGTGGGCACGTACTCGTTGCGGAACCTGCCGAACGTGCATCTGATCACGCCCGACCAGCTCAACACCTACGACGTGCTGGTCAACGACGACGTGGTGTTCACGAAGGCCGCGTTCGACGCGTTCCTCGCCGGTCCGGCGAAGGGCAACCGCGCCTCGGCCGCGTCGTCGAGCGAGGCTGAAGGGAGTGACGAGCAGTGA
- the rplW gene encoding 50S ribosomal protein L23: MSSVAIPDPRDILIAPVISEKSYGLLDDHKYTFLVRPDANKTEIKIAVEKVFGVKVISVNTLNRPGKRKRTRYGYGKRKDTKRAIVTLSAESKPIEIFGGPAA; the protein is encoded by the coding sequence GTGAGCTCCGTGGCGATCCCCGACCCGCGCGACATCCTGATCGCGCCGGTGATCTCCGAGAAGTCCTACGGGCTGCTCGACGACCACAAGTACACGTTCCTGGTTCGCCCGGACGCCAACAAGACCGAGATCAAGATCGCGGTCGAGAAGGTCTTCGGGGTGAAGGTGATCAGCGTGAACACGCTGAACCGGCCCGGTAAGCGCAAGCGCACTCGCTACGGCTACGGCAAGCGCAAGGACACCAAGCGCGCCATCGTGACGCTGTCGGCCGAGAGCAAGCCGATCGAGATCTTCGGCGGACCAGCCGCATAA
- the rplB gene encoding 50S ribosomal protein L2 — MGIRKYKPTTPGRRGSSVADFAEITRSEPEKSLLKPLHGRGGRNSGGRITTRHKGGGHKRAYRVIDFRRNDKDGVPAKVAHIEYDPNRSARIALLHYADGEKRYIIAPDKLKQGDRVENGPKADIKPGNNLPLRNIPVGTVVHAIELRPGGGAKIARSAGVRVQLVAKEGPYAQLRMPSGEIRNVDVRNRATVGEVGNSEHANINWGKAGRNRWRGKRPTVRGVVMNPVDHPHGGGEGRTSGGRHPVNPNGKPEGRTRRRKPSDQLIVRRRRTGKKR; from the coding sequence ATGGGCATCCGCAAGTACAAGCCAACGACTCCGGGCCGCCGGGGTTCCTCGGTCGCCGACTTTGCCGAGATCACGCGGTCGGAGCCTGAGAAGTCGCTGCTGAAGCCGTTGCACGGCCGCGGTGGTCGCAACTCGGGCGGTCGGATCACCACCCGCCACAAGGGTGGCGGTCACAAGCGTGCGTACCGGGTCATCGACTTCCGGCGCAACGACAAGGACGGCGTGCCGGCCAAGGTCGCGCACATCGAGTACGACCCGAACCGCAGTGCTCGCATCGCGCTCCTGCACTACGCCGACGGCGAGAAGCGCTACATCATCGCGCCGGACAAGCTGAAGCAGGGCGACCGCGTCGAGAACGGCCCGAAGGCCGACATCAAGCCCGGCAACAACCTGCCGCTGCGCAACATCCCCGTCGGTACGGTCGTGCACGCGATCGAGCTCCGCCCCGGTGGCGGAGCCAAGATCGCGCGCTCCGCCGGCGTGCGTGTGCAGCTCGTCGCCAAGGAAGGTCCGTACGCCCAGCTGCGGATGCCCTCGGGCGAGATCCGCAACGTGGACGTGCGCAACCGCGCCACGGTCGGCGAGGTCGGCAACTCCGAGCACGCGAACATCAACTGGGGCAAGGCGGGCCGCAACCGCTGGCGCGGCAAGCGCCCGACGGTTCGTGGTGTGGTCATGAACCCGGTGGACCACCCCCACGGTGGTGGTGAAGGTCGCACCTCGGGTGGTCGTCACCCGGTCAACCCGAACGGTAAGCCCGAGGGCCGGACTCGTCGTCGTAAGCCGAGCGACCAGTTGATCGTCCGCCGCAGGCGCACCGGCAAGAAGCGCTGA
- the rpsS gene encoding 30S ribosomal protein S19 has product MPRSLKKGPFVDDHLLKKVDALNESGKKTVIKTWSRRSTITPDMLGHTIAVHDGRKHVPVFVTEAMVGHKLGEFAPTRTFKGHVKDDRKSRRR; this is encoded by the coding sequence ATGCCACGTAGCCTGAAGAAGGGCCCGTTCGTGGACGACCACCTGCTCAAGAAGGTGGACGCGCTCAACGAGTCGGGCAAGAAGACTGTCATCAAGACCTGGTCTCGCAGGTCCACGATCACCCCGGACATGCTGGGTCACACCATCGCGGTGCACGACGGCCGCAAGCACGTCCCGGTGTTCGTCACCGAGGCGATGGTCGGGCACAAGTTGGGCGAGTTCGCCCCGACGCGGACCTTCAAGGGCCACGTCAAGGATGACCGCAAGTCGCGCCGCCGCTGA
- the rplV gene encoding 50S ribosomal protein L22, which produces MNARNDAVVEAEELPTAFARARFVRDSPTKVRRVIELIKGRNANEALAVLRFAPQTASDSVAKVLASAMANAENNLDLDPDTLWVKNAYADEGPTLKRIRPRAQGRAYRIRKRTSHITVEVESRPADQAKSKSKKKAGGR; this is translated from the coding sequence ATGAACGCGCGTAATGACGCGGTGGTCGAGGCAGAGGAGCTGCCTACGGCCTTCGCGCGAGCTCGCTTCGTCCGGGACTCGCCGACCAAGGTGCGCCGGGTGATCGAGCTGATCAAGGGCCGTAACGCGAACGAGGCGCTCGCCGTGCTCCGGTTCGCGCCGCAGACGGCCAGCGACTCCGTGGCCAAGGTGCTCGCGAGCGCCATGGCCAACGCGGAGAACAACCTCGACCTGGACCCCGACACGCTCTGGGTCAAGAACGCCTACGCCGACGAGGGCCCGACTCTCAAGCGCATCCGCCCGCGGGCGCAGGGACGTGCGTACCGGATCCGCAAGCGGACCAGCCACATCACCGTGGAGGTCGAGTCGCGTCCCGCCGACCAGGCGAAGTCGAAGAGCAAGAAGAAGGCAGGTGGCCGGTAG
- the rpsC gene encoding 30S ribosomal protein S3 yields MGQKINPHGFRLGITTDWKSRWYADKQYSEYVAEDVKIRKLLSTGMERAGISKVEIERTRDRVRVDIHTARPGIVIGRRGAEADRIRGALEKLTGKQVQLNILEVKNSEADAQLVAQGIAEQLSNRVAFRRAMRKAIQTSMRSPQVKGIRVQCSGRLGGAEMSRSEHYRDGRVPLHTLRADIDYGFFEARTTFGRIGVKVWIYKGDLIGGLKAKQEREAAAAAERAPRRERPSRRRSGNAPSSNESSRASAPQGGAKSDTDTAASQAPQVAATDATEKTEG; encoded by the coding sequence GTGGGCCAGAAGATCAACCCGCACGGCTTCCGGCTCGGGATCACCACGGACTGGAAGTCCCGCTGGTACGCGGACAAGCAGTACTCGGAGTACGTCGCCGAGGACGTCAAGATCCGTAAGCTCCTGTCCACCGGTATGGAGCGCGCGGGCATCTCCAAGGTCGAGATCGAGCGCACCCGCGACCGGGTTCGGGTCGACATCCACACCGCGCGTCCGGGCATCGTCATCGGTCGTCGGGGTGCCGAGGCCGACCGCATCCGGGGCGCGCTGGAGAAGCTCACCGGCAAGCAGGTGCAGCTGAACATCCTCGAGGTGAAGAACTCCGAGGCCGATGCTCAGCTCGTCGCCCAGGGCATCGCCGAGCAGCTCTCCAACCGTGTGGCGTTCCGTCGCGCGATGCGCAAGGCCATCCAGACCTCGATGCGCTCGCCGCAGGTCAAGGGCATCCGCGTGCAGTGCAGCGGTCGTCTCGGCGGTGCAGAGATGTCCCGTTCCGAGCACTACCGCGATGGTCGCGTCCCGCTGCACACGCTGCGCGCCGACATCGACTACGGCTTCTTCGAGGCCCGCACGACGTTCGGCCGCATCGGCGTGAAGGTGTGGATCTACAAGGGTGACCTCATCGGTGGCCTGAAGGCGAAGCAGGAGCGGGAGGCGGCTGCGGCCGCCGAGCGCGCGCCGCGTCGCGAGCGTCCGTCGCGCCGACGTTCCGGCAACGCGCCGTCCTCGAACGAGTCGAGCCGGGCCTCGGCGCCGCAGGGTGGAGCGAAGAGCGACACCGACACTGCGGCCAGCCAGGCCCCGCAGGTGGCGGCGACGGACGCCACAGAGAAAACGGAGGGCTGA
- the rplP gene encoding 50S ribosomal protein L16, protein MLIPRKVKYRKQHSPKRSGAAKGGTKVTFGEFGIQALEHGYVTNRQIESARIAMTRHIKRGGKIWINIFPDRPLTKKPAETRMGSGKGSPEWWIANVKPGRVMFEMSFPNEAVAREAMRRAMHKLPMKCRIVTREGGEF, encoded by the coding sequence GTGCTCATCCCACGCAAGGTCAAGTACCGCAAGCAGCACTCGCCGAAGCGTTCCGGCGCCGCCAAGGGCGGTACCAAGGTGACGTTCGGTGAGTTCGGCATCCAGGCGCTCGAGCACGGCTACGTGACCAACCGGCAGATCGAGTCCGCTCGTATTGCCATGACCAGGCACATCAAGCGTGGCGGCAAGATCTGGATCAACATCTTCCCGGATCGTCCGCTGACGAAGAAGCCTGCTGAAACCCGCATGGGTTCCGGTAAGGGTTCGCCGGAGTGGTGGATCGCCAACGTGAAGCCGGGTCGGGTCATGTTCGAGATGAGCTTCCCGAACGAGGCTGTGGCGCGCGAGGCCATGCGTCGCGCGATGCACAAGCTGCCGATGAAGTGCAGGATCGTGACTCGTGAAGGTGGTGAGTTCTGA
- the rpmC gene encoding 50S ribosomal protein L29 produces MAKAGGVAASELRELTAEELVLRLKESKEELFNLRFQMATGQLDNNRRLRTVRADIARIYTVMRERELGLSVSPEENESEGAA; encoded by the coding sequence ATGGCGAAGGCCGGAGGAGTGGCGGCGTCAGAACTTCGTGAGCTCACTGCTGAGGAGCTCGTGCTGCGCCTGAAGGAGTCCAAGGAGGAGCTGTTCAACCTCCGGTTCCAGATGGCGACCGGGCAGCTCGACAACAACCGCAGGCTGCGCACGGTGCGCGCGGACATCGCCCGCATCTACACCGTGATGCGGGAGCGGGAGCTCGGACTGTCCGTCTCCCCCGAGGAGAACGAGAGTGAGGGTGCCGCATGA
- the rpsQ gene encoding 30S ribosomal protein S17, whose translation MTEAVQNKDSGRNYRKVREGLVVSDKMDKTIVVELEDRKKHPLYGKVLRSTKKVKAHDEQNTAGVGDRVLLMETRPLSATKRWRLVEIREKAK comes from the coding sequence ATGACGGAGGCGGTGCAGAACAAGGACTCCGGTCGTAACTACCGGAAGGTCCGCGAGGGACTGGTCGTGTCCGACAAGATGGACAAGACGATCGTCGTGGAGCTCGAAGACCGGAAGAAGCACCCGCTGTACGGCAAGGTCCTGCGCAGCACCAAGAAGGTGAAGGCGCACGACGAGCAGAACACCGCCGGCGTGGGTGACCGGGTCCTGCTCATGGAGACCCGACCGCTGTCGGCCACCAAGCGGTGGCGGCTCGTCGAGATCCGCGAGAAGGCCAAGTAA
- the rplN gene encoding 50S ribosomal protein L14: MIQQESRLRVADNTGAKEILTIRVLGGSGRRYAGIGDIIVATVKDAIPGANVKRGDIVKAVIVRTAKEKRRPDGSYIRFDENAAVLIKNDNEPRGTRIFGPVGRELRDRKFMKIISLAPEVL, translated from the coding sequence GTGATCCAGCAGGAGTCGCGACTGCGAGTCGCCGACAACACGGGTGCCAAGGAGATCCTGACCATCCGGGTGCTCGGTGGCTCGGGGCGGCGCTACGCGGGCATCGGTGACATCATCGTCGCCACCGTCAAGGACGCCATCCCGGGCGCCAACGTGAAGCGTGGTGACATCGTCAAGGCCGTGATTGTCAGGACCGCGAAGGAGAAGCGTCGCCCCGACGGCTCCTACATTCGGTTCGACGAGAACGCCGCGGTGCTCATCAAGAACGACAACGAACCGCGAGGCACACGCATCTTCGGGCCGGTTGGCCGTGAGCTGCGCGACCGGAAGTTCATGAAGATCATCTCGCTTGCGCCGGAGGTGCTCTGA
- the rplX gene encoding 50S ribosomal protein L24 has protein sequence MKVKKGDTVLVIAGKDKGAKGKVIKAYPERERILVEGVNRIKKHTRITQTQRGAQSGGIVTQEAPIHVSNVMVVDSDGKPTRVGYRFGEDGKKVRISRRTGKDI, from the coding sequence ATGAAGGTCAAGAAGGGCGACACGGTCCTCGTCATCGCTGGCAAGGACAAGGGTGCCAAGGGCAAGGTCATCAAGGCTTACCCCGAGCGCGAGCGGATTCTGGTCGAGGGTGTCAACCGGATCAAGAAGCACACCCGGATCACCCAGACGCAGCGCGGCGCCCAGTCCGGCGGGATCGTCACCCAGGAGGCTCCCATCCACGTGTCGAACGTGATGGTCGTCGACTCCGACGGCAAGCCGACCCGGGTGGGCTACCGCTTCGGCGAGGACGGCAAGAAGGTTCGTATCTCGCGTAGGACGGGCAAGGACATCTGA
- the rplE gene encoding 50S ribosomal protein L5, with protein MTTAEKTYPTPRLKSRYREEVAGQLREEFGYTNPHQIPGVVKVVVNMGVGDAARDSKLIEGAIRDLATITGQKPEVRRARKSIAQFKLREGQPIGARVTLRGDRMWEFMDRLLTIALPRIRDFRGLSGKQFDGNGNYTFGLTEQSMFHEINPDSIDRPRGMDVTVVTSANTDDEGRSLLRKLGFPFKEA; from the coding sequence ATGACGACCGCAGAGAAGACGTACCCGACACCGCGGTTGAAGAGCCGGTACCGCGAAGAGGTCGCCGGCCAGCTGCGCGAGGAGTTCGGCTACACCAACCCGCACCAGATTCCCGGTGTGGTCAAGGTCGTGGTGAACATGGGCGTCGGTGACGCCGCTCGCGACAGCAAGCTGATCGAGGGCGCGATCCGCGACCTCGCCACCATCACGGGCCAGAAGCCCGAGGTGCGCCGCGCACGCAAGTCCATCGCGCAGTTCAAGCTGCGTGAGGGCCAGCCCATCGGCGCCCGCGTGACGCTCCGTGGTGACCGCATGTGGGAGTTCATGGACCGGCTGCTGACCATCGCGTTGCCGCGTATCCGCGACTTCCGCGGACTGTCGGGCAAGCAGTTCGACGGCAACGGCAACTACACGTTCGGTCTCACCGAGCAGTCGATGTTCCACGAGATCAACCCTGACTCCATCGACCGCCCGCGCGGCATGGACGTCACGGTTGTGACCAGTGCCAACACCGACGACGAGGGTCGCTCGTTGCTGCGCAAGCTCGGTTTCCCCTTCAAGGAGGCGTGA
- a CDS encoding type Z 30S ribosomal protein S14, whose protein sequence is MAKKALIAKAARKPKFGVRAYTRCQRCGRPRSVYRKFGLCRICLREMAHAGQLPGVNKSSW, encoded by the coding sequence ATGGCCAAGAAAGCTCTGATCGCCAAGGCTGCTCGCAAGCCCAAGTTCGGGGTGCGCGCCTACACCCGCTGCCAGCGTTGCGGACGTCCTCGTTCGGTGTACCGCAAGTTCGGCCTGTGCCGGATCTGCCTGCGGGAGATGGCGCACGCGGGGCAGCTCCCTGGCGTGAACAAGTCGAGCTGGTGA
- the rpsH gene encoding 30S ribosomal protein S8, whose protein sequence is MTMTDPIADFLTRLRNANSAYHDAVVLPHSKIKANIAEILKREGYISDYRTEPGEKHKNLVVELKYGPNRERSIAGLRRVSKPGLRVYAKSTNLPSVLGGLGVAIISTSSGLQTDRQCKRNGVGGEVLAYVW, encoded by the coding sequence ATGACGATGACCGACCCGATCGCAGACTTCCTGACACGTCTGCGTAACGCGAACTCGGCGTACCACGACGCTGTCGTGCTGCCGCACTCGAAGATCAAGGCGAACATCGCCGAGATCCTCAAGCGCGAGGGCTACATCTCCGACTACCGCACCGAGCCGGGTGAGAAGCACAAGAACCTGGTTGTGGAGCTGAAGTACGGCCCGAACCGTGAGCGGAGCATCGCCGGTCTCCGGCGCGTGTCCAAGCCCGGTCTGCGGGTCTACGCGAAATCGACCAACCTGCCCAGCGTTCTGGGTGGCCTCGGCGTGGCGATCATCTCGACGTCGTCCGGCCTCCAGACCGACAGGCAGTGCAAGCGCAACGGCGTGGGCGGCGAAGTCCTCGCCTACGTTTGGTGA
- the rplF gene encoding 50S ribosomal protein L6, translating to MSRIGKLPITVPSGVDVTIDGQHISVKGPKGTLEHQVAEPITVERGEDGSLLVKRPDDERESRALHGLTRTLVQNLVVGVTQGYEKRMEIHGVGYRVQAKGSDLEFALGFSHPVLIKAPEGITFKVESPTKFSVSGIDKQKVGQTAAVIRRLRRPDPYKGKGLRYEGERIRRKVGKTGK from the coding sequence ATGTCACGCATCGGTAAGCTGCCGATCACCGTCCCCTCCGGGGTCGATGTGACCATCGACGGGCAGCACATCTCGGTCAAGGGCCCGAAGGGCACGCTCGAGCACCAGGTCGCCGAGCCGATCACCGTCGAGCGCGGTGAAGACGGCTCGCTGCTGGTGAAGCGCCCCGACGACGAGCGGGAAAGCCGCGCGCTGCACGGTCTCACCAGGACCCTGGTGCAGAACCTGGTCGTCGGTGTGACGCAGGGCTACGAGAAGCGGATGGAGATCCACGGAGTCGGTTACCGCGTGCAGGCCAAGGGATCGGACCTCGAGTTCGCCCTCGGCTTCAGCCACCCGGTGCTGATCAAGGCTCCGGAGGGCATCACCTTCAAGGTGGAGAGCCCGACCAAGTTCTCCGTGTCCGGCATCGACAAGCAGAAGGTCGGCCAGACCGCGGCGGTCATCCGGCGTCTGCGTCGCCCGGACCCGTACAAGGGCAAGGGCCTGCGCTACGAGGGCGAGCGCATTCGCCGCAAGGTCGGGAAGACGGGTAAGTGA
- the rplR gene encoding 50S ribosomal protein L18: protein MSETVTKRKPIGKDVSTRRRAGKIRRHNRLRKKIHGTAARPRMSVKRSSRHIVVQLIDDIAGHTLASASSLEADVQAVEGDKKAKAAKVGELVAARAKAAGISKVVFDRGGNAYHGRIASLADAAREGGLEF from the coding sequence ATGAGCGAAACGGTTACGAAGCGCAAGCCGATCGGCAAGGACGTCTCCACCCGTCGCCGTGCTGGCAAGATCCGTCGACACAACCGGCTGCGCAAGAAGATCCACGGCACCGCGGCGCGTCCGCGGATGTCGGTGAAGCGTTCCTCGCGGCACATCGTCGTTCAGCTGATCGACGACATCGCGGGGCACACGCTGGCCTCTGCGTCCAGCCTGGAGGCGGACGTTCAGGCCGTCGAGGGCGACAAGAAGGCCAAGGCTGCCAAGGTCGGCGAGTTGGTCGCGGCCCGCGCCAAGGCGGCGGGCATCTCCAAGGTGGTGTTCGACCGGGGCGGCAACGCCTACCACGGTCGGATCGCCTCCCTGGCCGACGCCGCCCGAGAGGGCGGGTTGGAGTTCTGA
- the rpsE gene encoding 30S ribosomal protein S5, with translation MPGRTRQSGGQGGPGDRERGGRDRRDRRDGGRGGAAQDKTPHLERVVAINRVAKVVKGGRRFSFTALVVVGDGDGQVGVGYGKAKEVPAAIAKGVEEAKKNFFRVPRIAGTIPHPVQGEEAAGVVLLRPASAGTGVIAGGAVRAVLECAGIQDVLSKSLGSDNAINIVHATVRALKDLQRPEEVAARRGLPLEDVAPARMLRQRAGQGV, from the coding sequence ATGCCGGGACGTACGCGGCAATCCGGCGGCCAGGGCGGGCCCGGCGACCGCGAGCGCGGCGGCCGGGACCGCAGGGACCGTCGTGACGGTGGCCGTGGCGGGGCGGCCCAGGACAAGACCCCGCACCTCGAGCGCGTCGTAGCGATCAACCGCGTGGCCAAGGTCGTCAAGGGTGGTCGTCGCTTCAGCTTCACCGCGCTGGTGGTCGTCGGTGACGGCGACGGCCAGGTCGGTGTCGGCTACGGCAAGGCCAAGGAAGTTCCCGCGGCCATCGCCAAGGGCGTCGAGGAGGCGAAGAAGAACTTCTTCCGCGTTCCTCGGATCGCCGGCACCATCCCGCACCCCGTGCAGGGTGAGGAGGCCGCCGGTGTCGTGCTGCTCCGCCCGGCCAGCGCCGGTACCGGTGTGATCGCCGGTGGCGCCGTCCGTGCCGTGCTGGAGTGCGCCGGCATCCAGGACGTGTTGTCGAAGTCGCTCGGCAGCGACAACGCGATCAACATCGTGCACGCGACCGTGCGGGCTCTGAAGGACCTCCAGCGTCCCGAGGAGGTTGCCGCTCGCCGTGGTCTGCCGCTCGAGGACGTGGCCCCGGCCCGGATGCTGCGTCAGCGCGCGGGGCAGGGGGTCTGA
- the rpmD gene encoding 50S ribosomal protein L30, giving the protein MAQLKITQLKSTIGTKQNHRASLRTLGLRKIRQSVVREDTPQVRGLIHTVRHLVTVEEVK; this is encoded by the coding sequence ATGGCTCAGCTGAAGATCACCCAGTTGAAGAGCACGATCGGGACCAAGCAGAACCACCGGGCGTCGCTCCGTACCCTCGGTCTGCGCAAGATCCGGCAGTCCGTGGTTCGTGAGGACACGCCGCAGGTGCGTGGCCTCATCCACACGGTCCGGCACCTGGTGACCGTGGAGGAGGTCAAGTAA
- the rplO gene encoding 50S ribosomal protein L15: MAIKIHHLKPAAGAKREKIRVGRGEGSKGKTAGRGTKGTKARKNVPAGFEGGQMPIHMRLPKLRGFKNRFRTEYQAINVGDLARVFPEGGTVGKDELVASGLVHKSELVKVLGNGDVEGVKLDVTADAFSKSAKEKIEAAGGSATTL; encoded by the coding sequence ATGGCCATCAAGATCCACCACCTGAAGCCTGCCGCCGGCGCGAAGCGCGAGAAGATCCGCGTCGGTCGCGGTGAGGGCTCGAAGGGCAAGACGGCGGGTCGCGGTACGAAGGGCACGAAGGCCCGGAAGAACGTGCCTGCCGGCTTCGAAGGTGGGCAGATGCCCATCCACATGCGGCTGCCCAAGCTGCGTGGCTTCAAGAACCGGTTCCGCACCGAGTACCAGGCGATCAACGTGGGCGACCTCGCTCGCGTGTTCCCCGAGGGCGGAACGGTCGGCAAGGACGAGCTGGTTGCCTCTGGACTGGTCCACAAGAGTGAACTTGTGAAGGTCCTCGGCAACGGTGACGTGGAGGGCGTGAAGCTCGACGTCACGGCCGACGCGTTCTCGAAGTCCGCGAAGGAGAAGATCGAGGCGGCGGGCGGCTCCGCCACCACGCTCTGA